TCGAAGACTACCTGCAAACGCTTGCAGACGCCTTCGGCAACGGCGAGGAGTCGATCAGTATTCCGGTCGGCAACAAGACCGTCGACCTCTCACCGCCGGAGGATGCGGTTGGGCTGTCGGTCGACGTCGTCGAGCGATCATCGCGACTACGCGGGGACTACGAGAAGATCGAACTCGAACTGGCCTGGAAGCGGTAGCTCCCGATTCGGGCGAAAAAGACCGTTTCGAGGCTCCAGACGGGCAGTTGCGTATGGCTGATAATGAATGATGAAGTCGTTTACGGTGGCTTTAAGAATATCGGGCGCGACGGTTCAGTTGCAATGGCGCAAGGAACCGTTGATTTCTTCAACGACACAGGCGGCTACGGATTTATCGAAACTGACGATGCTGACGACGACGTCTTCTTCCACATGGAAGACGTTGGCGGCCCGGACCTCGAGGAAGGTCAGGACGTCGAGTTCGACATTGAGCAGTCCCCGAAGGGTCCACGAGCGGCCAACGTCACCCGCCTTTAAGGCTGGGTCGACCACTGTGCGATAACGACGCGTCGCGGTATCGACGCAATCCGTTCTGCGGATTTTTCCGATTGTGAGCGGTGCTACTGCATCGACCACGATCTCCCCGTCGACAGCGATGCTACTGCATCGACAGCGATGCCGCCGCATCGACAGAGCAGCAACAGTACCGACGAAACCGACTGTCGCTGTCGACGACGGCTCATATCAGCTGAATTAGAATAATAGGGCCAGCCGACCAACAAGTGGTATCATGCTCTCAGTGATGGAACTGGGAGCACTGCCCTCCAATGATTGAGACACTGCTGCAAAATCGGGTATCTGACCAATGATCCGCGTGTTCGACGTCCTGCTTCGCATCGTCGCTCGGATGATGCTGTTCTACCTCGTCATCATCGGCCTCGTTGCGACCGGCGGCTTTGCCGGGTACGGGCCGTTAGCAGAGGATTTATCGGACGAAGAGGTACCGTTTCTGACGCCCTCTATCGAGGCGATCAGTAATCTCGGCTCGGAGAGCCCGGTCGACCTCGACAACCAAACGGTCACACAGAACGCGACAGTAGCCGACGAGCAGGCGGTCGAACGACTGATACACCAGAAAGTCAACGACGAACGCACTGCCGAGGGGCTTGACCCCCTAGAGGCTGACGCCGACCTCCGGCGCGTTGCTCGCAACCACAGCGCAGATATGATCGCCGACGGCTACGTGGGCCACGAGAGTCCCGACGGCATAACCCCCAAAGATCGACTCTCGGCGGCGGGTTGTTCGGCTGGCGGCGAAAACGTTGCTCAGTCGTGGATCGATAGACCGGTCTCAGTCGACGGCCAGCGGATCGTCGCCGAAAACGAATCGGAGCTGGCAACCCATTTAGTCAACCAGTGGATGGCGTCGCCGGGCCACCGCGAGAACATCCTCCGAGAGTCGTTTGCCGAAGGCGGTGTCGGCGTGCTGATCACTGACGACAACAAAGTATATGCGACCCACAACTTCTGTGCAGGATCGGGGGGCGGCCTCTTTTAAGTATGTTGTCCGGTACAATGAAATCCACCACGCACAAAGGACGTTTATGAGCGCGGATCAGACACAGCGGTCGACCCGGTGTCTCGTCGCAAAGGTCGGGCTCGATGGCCACGACCGGGGGGCACATGTCATCGCCCGTGCGTTCCGGGATGCCGGCTTCGAGGTCATCTACTCGGGACTCCACCGAGCACCCGAGGAGATCGTTCAGGCCGCCGTCCAAGAGGACGTCGACGTCCTCGGCATCTCGATCCTCTCGGGGGCCCACAACACGCTGGTCCCGAAAGTCATCGAGGGGCTGAAATCCTACGACGCCTTCGAGGATACCCTGATTTTGGTCGGCGGCATCATCCCCGAGGACGACAAGACCGAGCTCAAGGAACTCGGCGTCGCCGAAATCTTTGGGCCGGGCACCTCGACGGCCGAAACCGTCGAATTCGTCCGTAAACACGCGGCTCCGGCGGAGTGACAATGCACGACCTCAGCGACGAGGACGCCCAACTGTACGAGGCACTCCTCAACGGCGACCACAGCGCCCTCGCACGAGTCATCACCAAGATCGAAAACCGGACGCCGGGCTATCGCAACCTCCTCGCAGCAATCCACGACGAAACCGGCACTGCCTCCGTGGTCGGCATCACCGGGAGCCCCGGCACCGGCAAGTCGACGCTGGTCGACACGCTCACCAAACAGTACCGCGACCGGGGCAAGACGGTCGGCATCATCGCGGTCGACCCCTCCTCGCCGTACACTGGGGGCTCAGTACTCGGCGACCGGATTCGGATGAGTTCGACCGCGGGCGATATGGACGTCTTCATCCGCTCGATGAGCGCCCGCGGTCGACTCGGTGGGCTCTCGATGGCGACCGCCGACGCGGTCAAAGCACTCGACGCCTTCGGCAAGGATCGAATCATCGTCGAAACCGTCGGCGCGGGCCAAAACGAGGTCGACATCGTCGAAACCGCCGAGACGGTCGTCGTCGTCGTCCAACCCGGCTCCGGCGACGACGTTCAGCTTTTGAAGGCGGGCATCCTCGAAATCGGAGACCTATTCGTCGTCAATAAGGCCGACAAGGACGAGGCTGCCGGAACAGTGGCGGATCTCGAAACGATGATTCATATGGATAGCTCGCCGACCGCGGGGCTCTCTACTGGTCACCATGCTGATCCGGAGCCGAGCGAGGAGGCCGAACCGGCGTCTACTGACGACGAAAGCTGGACCCCGCCAGTAATCGAAACAGTCGCCACCACCGGCGAGGGTGTCGACGAACTCCGAACAACGCTCGCTGACCACCGACAGTATCTTGCCGACTCCGGCGAGGGCGGGAGTCGACGCCAACAGCGGGCTGAAACCGAGATCAAACGCCTCCTCCGAGCCGATCTCGGTGAGATTACTGAACAAATTCTCGACTCACAGGGCGGGGTCGAACCGCTGGCGGCATCGGTTGTCCGGCGGGAAACCGATCCATACAGTGTCGTCGCACAACTCGTCGACCCCGTTGAAACAGCTGTCGAGGAAGCGGTGAACGAGGAGACTGTGACTGAGACTGAAAAGTAGGCGGTGACTACGGGTTTCAGGATGAACCTAACTCGGTTAGGGGATAATTGCAGCAACTTGGGTACTGTACTCCGTCGCGGCTGGCCAGACATAGTACAAAATCCCGGCGAACGCCCCGATTTCTAATCCAGTAACGAGCACCGTCACGAGATCGGATCTGCTACTGGAGACCGGAATACCGACCGGGAGGTTGTACTCTTGGCTCAGAAGTGGATACCACAGCGCGATTCCACGGGTGCTCCCGACGACATCAAGGATGTAGTGGGTCGCAACGCCGATCCAGACGTACTGGAGATTGCCGAAGTAGATCGGCCACGCGAGGAAGATCGCCAACATCGGCAGGTTGTGGAACGTTTTTCGGTGTTTACCGAAGGCAGTGTCGACGTCAGGCATTAGCGCCCCGAGTGTGACTGGCACCGATAGCTTCAGGATCATCTCGGCGGTCGCGATATCCCACGTCGGCTGGAGTACCGCACCCAGCCCGATACTCAACAACACCGCGTTCAGCACGTGCCCTCGTTTGTTCATTCTCTATTCGGTGAGTATCTGCCGAGCTACCTGTATGTTTCCGATGACGCTCTGCTACGACGTCACAACAATGGCGAAAGAAAGAGGGTTTCGGCCTCAAAGGGGAGAGTATGAACTACGAGACGCCGCAGTTCTTCCACGTGATGCAGTATGCGGCGGCCGCCGACCGGGACGTGATCGATATGGTGAGTGGCAACCCCGACTGGGAGCCACCCGAAGCGATCCGTGATGGGCTCAGTGAGTACGCCGAAAGCGACGCCAGCGAGTTCCAGTATCCACCGAGTGACGGTCTCAAACCCTTGCGCGAGGAGATCGCCGCCCGGCGCAACGTCGACCCGGCCCGCGTGATCGTCACCAACGGCACCGGCGAGGCCAACTATCTCGGAATGGCCCGCGCACTCGAACGAGACGCAGGCGAGGACTGCGTCCTCATCGACCCCGTCTACCCCTACTATCCGGGCAAAGTTTCGATGCTCGGCGGCGAAACTCAACTGGTCGACGCGGCCCGCAATGGAACCCTCGATGTCGAGTCGACGTGTGAGGCAATCGGTCCAGAAACAGGGTTGATCGTGCTCAACACGCCCAACAATCCCACCGGTGCAGTGTACGACATCGACTCGATCAGAGCAGTCGTCGAGACCGCCGCCGATCACGATGCGCTGGTGGTCGTCGACGAGGTGTACGATCATTTCGACTTTGCTGGCTCCTTCAAGAGCGCACTCACATTGGATGCCGACAACGTGATCGTCACCAGCGGCGTCTCGAAATCGATGGCGATCACTGGCTTCCGTGTGGGATACGCCATCTTCCCACAGGATCTCATCGAGCCAGCCAAAACCCGCCACATGTTAGTCAATGTGACGACCAGCAGACCCGCCCAGCAGGCGGTATACAACGCCTACCGCGAGACAGGCCCCGACTACTACGCGGCGGCCCGCGACCGACTGACTGATCGCGTCGACTCGTTTACCGAGGCCCTCGATAGGGCGGGCGCGGAGTATACGACCCCGGATGGTGCATTCTACGTGTTGGCGCGGTTCGACGGCTTCCCCGGGACGATGGAGAACGTAAAGACGCTGATCGATGAGGCGGGCGTGGCGGGAATGCCGGGCTCTACGTTCGGAACCGCCCGAAACGACTGGCTCAGATTCGCGCTCGTAACACCCCGTGCGACCGAGGCCGCCGAGCGGTTGGCAGAGTACTTCGCCGAGTGAGTGGTGTGGTAGTTGGTCGCAGTCGACCGACGGCTACACAAGTCCCGGTGGTCTCTCCCCGCGTATGAGTGATATCGATGTCGAGCCTGTCGACAAAGTGGCGGAAGACGAGAGCGTCGACACCGGGCCAATGGAGGCGGACGAGGGACCACAGCCAGTCGAGGTGACCGCGACGGAGACTGATCTCCCGGCTGGCATTGAGGCTCCCGAGTACGTTCTGTACGGCGGCAAAGGTGGCGTCGGCAAAACGACGATGGCCGCCGCGACAGCGCTGTCGAGCGCCGCCGGTGGCGCGTCGACGCTTGTCGTGTCGACTGATCCGGCCCACTCGCTGTCGGACACCCTCGAAACGCGGATTCCGCCGACACCAACCCGAATTAGGGAAGACCTACCGCTGT
This sequence is a window from Halohasta litchfieldiae. Protein-coding genes within it:
- a CDS encoding amphi-Trp domain-containing protein, translating into MAQRTTADEQRSREEVEDYLQTLADAFGNGEESISIPVGNKTVDLSPPEDAVGLSVDVVERSSRLRGDYEKIELELAWKR
- a CDS encoding cold-shock protein, whose product is MAQGTVDFFNDTGGYGFIETDDADDDVFFHMEDVGGPDLEEGQDVEFDIEQSPKGPRAANVTRL
- a CDS encoding CAP domain-containing protein codes for the protein MIRVFDVLLRIVARMMLFYLVIIGLVATGGFAGYGPLAEDLSDEEVPFLTPSIEAISNLGSESPVDLDNQTVTQNATVADEQAVERLIHQKVNDERTAEGLDPLEADADLRRVARNHSADMIADGYVGHESPDGITPKDRLSAAGCSAGGENVAQSWIDRPVSVDGQRIVAENESELATHLVNQWMASPGHRENILRESFAEGGVGVLITDDNKVYATHNFCAGSGGGLF
- a CDS encoding cobalamin B12-binding domain-containing protein; translation: MSADQTQRSTRCLVAKVGLDGHDRGAHVIARAFRDAGFEVIYSGLHRAPEEIVQAAVQEDVDVLGISILSGAHNTLVPKVIEGLKSYDAFEDTLILVGGIIPEDDKTELKELGVAEIFGPGTSTAETVEFVRKHAAPAE
- the meaB gene encoding methylmalonyl Co-A mutase-associated GTPase MeaB, giving the protein MHDLSDEDAQLYEALLNGDHSALARVITKIENRTPGYRNLLAAIHDETGTASVVGITGSPGTGKSTLVDTLTKQYRDRGKTVGIIAVDPSSPYTGGSVLGDRIRMSSTAGDMDVFIRSMSARGRLGGLSMATADAVKALDAFGKDRIIVETVGAGQNEVDIVETAETVVVVVQPGSGDDVQLLKAGILEIGDLFVVNKADKDEAAGTVADLETMIHMDSSPTAGLSTGHHADPEPSEEAEPASTDDESWTPPVIETVATTGEGVDELRTTLADHRQYLADSGEGGSRRQQRAETEIKRLLRADLGEITEQILDSQGGVEPLAASVVRRETDPYSVVAQLVDPVETAVEEAVNEETVTETEK
- a CDS encoding metal-dependent hydrolase, whose protein sequence is MNKRGHVLNAVLLSIGLGAVLQPTWDIATAEMILKLSVPVTLGALMPDVDTAFGKHRKTFHNLPMLAIFLAWPIYFGNLQYVWIGVATHYILDVVGSTRGIALWYPLLSQEYNLPVGIPVSSSRSDLVTVLVTGLEIGAFAGILYYVWPAATEYSTQVAAIIP
- a CDS encoding pyridoxal phosphate-dependent aminotransferase, yielding MNYETPQFFHVMQYAAAADRDVIDMVSGNPDWEPPEAIRDGLSEYAESDASEFQYPPSDGLKPLREEIAARRNVDPARVIVTNGTGEANYLGMARALERDAGEDCVLIDPVYPYYPGKVSMLGGETQLVDAARNGTLDVESTCEAIGPETGLIVLNTPNNPTGAVYDIDSIRAVVETAADHDALVVVDEVYDHFDFAGSFKSALTLDADNVIVTSGVSKSMAITGFRVGYAIFPQDLIEPAKTRHMLVNVTTSRPAQQAVYNAYRETGPDYYAAARDRLTDRVDSFTEALDRAGAEYTTPDGAFYVLARFDGFPGTMENVKTLIDEAGVAGMPGSTFGTARNDWLRFALVTPRATEAAERLAEYFAE